The genome window CGCCGGCCTCGGCCAGGATGGCAAGGAGGCGCGCGATGGGCGCCTGCGCGGTCTCGGCGAGCAGGAAGTAGCGGTCGGCGAGGGTGGCGATCGCGGGCCAGCTCTCCGGCCGCGCCTCCCGGCCGTCGAAGAGCGGCAGGTGGTGGAAGGCGAGCGGCTCGCGGGCAAGCGGGCCGCGGCCCTCGCCGCGCAGCTCCGCCGTCGAGCGAAGATCGAGCACCGCCGCGATGCGCAGTTCGTCGCGCACGCGCGCGACGTCGGCCGGTGTGAGGTGATGGAGGGCATCGCTCCGGTAGACCTGCCGCCAGCGGACCGCGCGTCCGTCCCCGGTGGGGTAGCCGCCCAGGTCCCGGAAGTTGAGGCAACCCTCCAGGTCGACCACACGCCGCATCGCCGGGACCGAGCATACAGGGCCTGCGCCGCGACCGCACGTGCCCGGGCGCTTGCCGGTGGAACCCCGTCCGGGGCAGGATCGCGGCCATGAAGCTCGGGCTCTTCCTCCCCCTGGCCGGCGATCCGACCCGGCTCCGCGACACCGTCGCCACCGCCGCGACCGTCGGCGAGCGGACCGGCTTTCATTCGCTCTGGTTCGCGGAGCACGTGGCGCTCTTCGACACCCCCGCGTCGCGCTACCCGTACTCGCCGGACGGCAGCTTCCCGCTCACCGGCGAGGTCGGGATCGTCGAGCCGTTCGTCGCGATCTCCTTCGCCGCCGCGCTCACCACGCGCATCCGGCTCGGCACCGGCATCTGCCTCGTCCCGCAGCGCCCGCCGCTCTACACCGCGAAGCAGGTGGCCGACTGCGACGTCCTCTCCGGCGGGCGGCTCGACTTCGGCGTCGGCATCGGCTGGCTGCGCGAGGAGTTCGAGGCGCTCGGCGTGCCGTTCGCCGACCGCGCCGCGCGCTGCCGCGAGTACCTGGCCGCCATGCGCACGCTGTGGACCGACCCGGTGTCCCGGTACGAGGGGCGGCTCGTGCGCGTGCCGCCGCTGCGCATGTTCCCGAAGCCCATCCAGAAGCCGCACCCGCCGATCGTCTTCGGCGGCGAGAGCGACGCCGCGCTCCGCCGCGTCGCGGACCTGGGTCAGGGTTGGTACGGGTTCAACCTCCTGCCCGACGAGGCGGCCGCGCGCATCGCGGCGCTCGACGCGCTGCTCGCGCGCCGGGGGCGGAGGCCGGAGTCGGTCGCGGTGAGCGTCTCGCCCTATTTCAAGCCGGCGCGCGACGCGGCGGCGCTCGGCGCGTACGCCGAGGCGGGCGTCGATCAGGTGATCTATCTCGTGGGGCTCCGGGGCGCCGAGACCGTCCGCGCGGAGATCGAGGCCCTCGCTGCGGAGCTGATG of Deltaproteobacteria bacterium contains these proteins:
- a CDS encoding tyrosine-protein phosphatase; protein product: MRRVVDLEGCLNFRDLGGYPTGDGRAVRWRQVYRSDALHHLTPADVARVRDELRIAAVLDLRSTAELRGEGRGPLAREPLAFHHLPLFDGREARPESWPAIATLADRYFLLAETAQAPIARLLAILAEAGGPVVYHCAAGKDRTGVVSAVLLGLLGVRDEVIVADYAATRENLDAIIDRLMAAEGYQTMLAALPPDTLHAEAETMVAFLARIRERYGSMRGYARVAGVADAVVERLAERLLER
- a CDS encoding TIGR03619 family F420-dependent LLM class oxidoreductase, with the translated sequence MKLGLFLPLAGDPTRLRDTVATAATVGERTGFHSLWFAEHVALFDTPASRYPYSPDGSFPLTGEVGIVEPFVAISFAAALTTRIRLGTGICLVPQRPPLYTAKQVADCDVLSGGRLDFGVGIGWLREEFEALGVPFADRAARCREYLAAMRTLWTDPVSRYEGRLVRVPPLRMFPKPIQKPHPPIVFGGESDAALRRVADLGQGWYGFNLLPDEAAARIAALDALLARRGRRPESVAVSVSPYFKPARDAAALGAYAEAGVDQVIYLVGLRGAETVRAEIEALAAELMPAAARLGPGPRRRG